A segment of the Neochlamydia sp. S13 genome:
TAGCAGAAAACGATAACCCAAATAATGCTGAGGTTTTAAATGCCCTGGGAATCATTTACCTTGATCAAGGCAATTTAGATAAAGCAGCCGAATATAGCATTAAAGCTCTTGCCATTAACCTTGACCTATATGGAGAAACTTACCCTACGGTGGCAAGAGACTACAGCAACTTAGGATTAATATACAAAGCGCAAGGCAATTTAGATAAAGCAACAGTGTACAATATTAAAGCGCTTACAATTAAACTTAAGGTTTTTGGTGAAAATCATCCTACCGTAGCAATTTGTTACAATAACCTAGGAACCCTCTATCGTGCCCAAGGCAATTTGGACAAAGCAGCGGAGCATAGCAACAAAGCGCTTGCTGTTAACGTTAAAAATTACGGAGAAAATCATCCTGCCGTAGCAACAAATTATAACAATCTGGGACAAATTTATCAAGCCCAAGGCAATTTAGACAAGGCAACAGAATATTGCATTAAAGCGCTTAATGTTGACGTTAAACTTTACGGAGAAAGTCATCCTATCGTAGCAACAAATTATAACAATCTGGGACAAATTTATCAAGCCCAAGGCAATTTAGACAAGGCAACAGAATATTGCATTAAAGCGCTTAATATTGATGCTAAACTTTATGGAGAAAGTCATCCTACCGTAGCAGGAAATTATAACAATCTGGGACAAATCTGCAAAGAGCAGGGCAATTTAGACAAAGCTATAGAATACTGCAAGCAAGCGCTTTCTATTAACCTTGATCTTTATCGAGAGATCCACCCTGCGATAGCTAATCTATATAACAATTTAGGACAAATTTACCTAGAACAAGGGAATTTAGACAAAGCGACAGAGTATAGCACCAAAGCGCTTAACATAGATCTTAAGGTTTATAGTGAAAATCATCCCACAGTGGCAAGAGATTACAATAATTTAGGAGAAATTTACCGACACCTGGGCAATTTAAATATGGCGGCAGAGTATAGCAACAAAGCGCTTGCCATTGATCTTAAGCTTTACGGCGAAAATCATCCCGAAGTGGCAATTAGTTACCATAACCTAGGACAAATTTATAAAGCCCAAGGTAATTTAGACAAAGCAGCAGAGTATAGCACTAAAGCGCTTAAGATCAACCTTAAGCATTTTGGTAAAAACCATCCCCGGGTGGCAATTGATTACAGCAGTCTAGGGCAAATCTATCAAGACCAAGGCAGCTTAGATAAAGCCGTGGAGCATTACAACAAAGCGCTTGCCATTGATCTTAAGCTTTACGGCGAAAATCATCCCGAAATGGCAGATTGCTACAGCAACTTAGGAACAATTTACCAAAACCAAGGTAATTTAGACAAAGCGATAGATTACAGTACTAAAGCGCTTAGCATTAATTTTAAGTGTTTTGGTGAAAATCATCCCAAGGTGGCGAGAGATTACAGTAATTTAGGACAAATCTATCAAGACCAAGGCAATACAGAGAAAGCAGCAGAGCATAGCACCAAAGCACTCACCATTTACCTTAAACTTTATGGTGAAAATCATCTTACACTAGCAATTTGCTATAACAACCTAGGATTAATCTTTAAAGCCCAGGGTAATTTAGAAAAAGCAGCTGAATTTAGTAGAAAAGCGCTTATTATCGACCTTGCGGTTTATGGTGAAAATCATCCCACCGTGGCAAGGGATTACAATAACCTAGGAACAATATACCTAGACCAAGGCAATTTAGATAAGGCAGTTGAGTATAGCATCACAGCGCTCACTATCGATCTTAAGGTTTATGGTGAAAATCATCCTGCAATAGCAAGAGACTATAACAACCTAGGAGCAATTTATCACAATAAAAGCAATTTAGAGAAAGCAGCGGTGTATAGCAATAAAGCGCTTGCAATTGATCTTAAACTTTATGGAGAAAATCATCCTGCGGTGGCAAGAGATTATAGTAACCTAGGAATGATCTACAAAGGCCAAGGAAATTTAGAACTAGCGGCTGAGTATATCAGCAAATTTATCGATATCAATCTAAAGCTTTATGATAGAGACCATCCTGAGGTGATAAAGGGTTATAACAATCTGCAAGCGATTTACCAATCCCAAGAAAATTTAAGAGCAGCAACCCTAGAGATATTAAATGAACGTACTATGTTAACCTCATGCTTGAAAAAACAAATCAATCAAATGGGGCTTCACATGTTGTGAAATACTCTGTACAGGACAAAAATTGAAAAAGCCCGTCTAAAAATTTATACTGTTATCTTTTACGAGGAGAAAACAGATGAAAGAAATAGACGAGCTAAGAGAAGTTTTAAGTCAAACTTTAGATTGGAACCGAGCAAGACTTACATGTTTTTGTCAAATTGTTCTAGCTCTTTTTAGGGTTAGAAGCGTTAACCTTACTCAACTAGCCACAGCTTTTCAAGGAAAAGCAAAACTAGACTCCCACTATAAAAGGCTACAGCGTTTTTTCCGAGAACTAAAATTTGATATGTTGGATGCTTTTAAGATTATTTTACAAATATTTCCTATTAAAAGGAAAGTATGACTGATTATAGATAGAACAAATTGGCAGGTAGGCAGCAAAAACATTAATATTTTAACCTTAGCGATGGCCTATGAAGGAACAGCTATTCCGTTGGCCTGGTTTGTGATGAATAAAGCTGGTAATTCATGTACTGATGAACGCATTAAACTTTTAGAAAAAGTTATCAGGCAATTAGGCCCATCAAAGATTGCAGGTCTGATTGGCGATAGAGAATTTATAGGGAGTCAATGGTTTGATTATCTGATAAAAAGTGAGATTCCTTTTTATATGCGTATTAGGGAAGACACTCTAGTGGAAGGAGCAAGAAATGGCTATGCAGTTTCTCTTAGAGACGTATTTCGTCATCTAAAAGAGGGTAAAAAAAAGTGTTAGTTCAACCTTTACAAATGCTCAGCCATTCCTTTTATGTAGCTGCAAGCCGTCTAAAAGATGAGCTTTTACTCGTGGTCACTAATAAAAATCCAAAAAAAGCTATAAGCATCTACAAAGCTAGATGGGAAATAGAGACCTTATTTGCTTGTCTAAAAACACGAGGCTTTTGCTTGGAAGATACGCATTTAACATATCCTGACAGAATTGAGAAACTTATCTTTGCCTTAAGCATTGCCTTTTGTTGGGGGTATAAACTGGGTAATGTAGCTGCAAACGCAGTCCCTATTAGCATTAAGAAGCATGGCAGAAAAGCTAAAAGTTTGTTTCGCTATGGATTAGATAAAATAAGGGAAATCTTATTGGAAACACCTAGGTGTTTTAACCTTTTTCTTTGGTTGCTAAAGCTTTTTGACCCATTGTTATCCTCAAG
Coding sequences within it:
- a CDS encoding transposase, with product MLVQPLQMLSHSFYVAASRLKDELLLVVTNKNPKKAISIYKARWEIETLFACLKTRGFCLEDTHLTYPDRIEKLIFALSIAFCWGYKLGNVAANAVPISIKKHGRKAKSLFRYGLDKIREILLETPRCFNLFLWLLKLFDPLLSSSIPKRIFL